In Opitutaceae bacterium TAV5, one genomic interval encodes:
- a CDS encoding glycosyl hydrolase — protein sequence MKDILVIPHNHFDLTWRRAFDRPATKHGVTIRSYYEIEELCIERWLPLAEKGYPFSDGQTAIWRKYLERHPERLDSLRTHARRGLLDLMLAGETVQDTNLPSAEGLVRNFLVAQDIYRELLDDDTDPDEGHLALKMAWMEDAFGNSANYPQILKGVGAEVAIATTYNKCPDPVWTGIDGTQLPCLDQYPKFRPAFVEKHRPCPACHGTKKTSKNGTCPDCNGMGMTLIDSFDHAQIEAFIDEAIAHKGEWAVVYILTEENLPDATLQTFITTWNRRHSARRRARLRIANVADIYRRYLPELQKTVASGSWKKPTIELAPASPGCAVTRIRTKQRTRAVAYKLIQAESALAADVWRRNDPVPATDLRLRLAALRDAWRKVCFNQFHDAITGTHIDAAYDELMQMLDEAESIADSLDVTRPPRGTGILPGIPAWHGLPARDSGVARASRPLRESAAFLPPPITFPATHRLGDFTLTCDLHGILDIRHAASPKTDLFGKIPGFTRADRPLRIGELLLEADFGDAWSQRIPPFASIERDVSRVPLGRFHTRVEVLSTALNAKPRTLNTKPQSAAAIRWHGRYTGGDPKVKTLAWTVTVAPSADGRRLDFATEVDWDTASRRLRVIFPVNSPSDTAYYEIPYGFVERRYDPQKLDYSQWRAHTMEYPALHWVHRPVTDTAGVALLNKGLPCWRWLPGRFDLSLLRSPEWSFCAVEAGNYEFWDIDGQRDTGHHHFEYSLIPYASSPLTPHDLTVAGYAYNNAAPPLATLPLTLEGNAIVTAWKLAEDLSNAWVLRLQETAGRAGRATLAFDEPVSLAPANLLEKPLTPAIARQRRPRIKTRHTVKLHRHGIVTLLVRRRP from the coding sequence ATGAAAGACATCCTCGTCATCCCTCACAACCACTTCGACCTGACCTGGCGCCGCGCCTTTGATCGTCCGGCCACGAAACACGGTGTCACGATCCGTAGCTACTACGAAATCGAGGAACTCTGCATCGAACGCTGGCTCCCGCTTGCCGAAAAAGGTTACCCCTTCAGCGATGGTCAAACGGCCATCTGGCGCAAATACCTCGAACGTCACCCCGAACGCCTCGACAGCCTTCGCACCCACGCCAGACGTGGCCTCCTCGACCTCATGCTCGCCGGCGAAACCGTGCAGGACACCAACCTCCCCTCCGCCGAAGGCCTGGTCCGTAATTTCCTCGTCGCGCAGGACATTTACCGCGAACTCCTCGATGACGACACGGACCCGGACGAAGGTCACCTCGCGCTCAAAATGGCCTGGATGGAAGATGCCTTCGGCAACAGCGCCAACTATCCGCAGATCCTCAAGGGTGTCGGAGCCGAGGTCGCGATCGCCACGACCTACAACAAATGCCCCGACCCCGTCTGGACGGGCATCGACGGCACGCAACTCCCCTGTCTCGACCAATATCCCAAATTCCGCCCCGCTTTTGTAGAAAAACACCGACCCTGCCCGGCATGCCACGGCACGAAAAAAACCTCAAAAAACGGAACCTGCCCCGACTGTAATGGAATGGGAATGACATTGATCGACTCCTTCGATCACGCGCAGATCGAGGCTTTCATCGACGAAGCCATTGCGCACAAAGGCGAGTGGGCCGTCGTTTACATCCTCACCGAAGAGAACCTCCCCGACGCCACGCTCCAGACCTTCATCACCACCTGGAACCGCAGACACTCCGCACGCCGCCGCGCCCGTCTCCGCATCGCCAACGTTGCCGACATCTACCGGCGTTACCTCCCCGAGCTGCAAAAAACCGTCGCCTCCGGTTCCTGGAAAAAACCGACCATCGAACTCGCCCCCGCCTCCCCCGGTTGTGCGGTCACACGCATCCGCACCAAGCAGCGCACCCGTGCCGTCGCCTATAAACTCATCCAGGCCGAATCCGCGCTTGCCGCCGACGTGTGGCGACGCAACGACCCGGTACCTGCCACCGATCTCCGGCTTCGACTCGCCGCCCTGCGAGACGCATGGCGCAAGGTCTGTTTTAACCAGTTTCACGACGCCATCACCGGCACGCACATCGACGCCGCCTACGACGAACTCATGCAGATGCTCGACGAAGCCGAGTCGATCGCCGACAGTCTCGACGTGACGCGGCCTCCCCGTGGCACGGGCATCCTGCCCGGGATTCCGGCGTGGCACGGGCTTCCAGCCCGTGATTCCGGCGTGGCGCGGGCGTCCCGCCCGCTTCGGGAATCCGCCGCATTTCTCCCTCCCCCCATCACCTTTCCTGCGACTCACCGCCTCGGCGATTTCACCCTCACCTGCGACCTTCACGGCATCCTCGACATCCGCCACGCCGCCTCTCCGAAAACCGATCTCTTCGGAAAAATCCCCGGCTTCACGCGTGCCGACCGTCCCCTTCGCATCGGCGAACTGTTGCTCGAAGCCGATTTCGGCGACGCCTGGTCGCAACGCATTCCCCCCTTCGCCAGCATCGAACGCGACGTCTCCCGCGTCCCCCTCGGCCGCTTCCATACCCGGGTCGAAGTCCTCTCAACGGCTCTCAACGCCAAGCCCCGAACCCTGAACACCAAACCCCAATCAGCCGCCGCCATCCGCTGGCACGGCCGCTACACCGGCGGCGACCCGAAAGTCAAAACCCTCGCATGGACGGTCACCGTCGCTCCCTCCGCCGACGGACGCCGTCTCGATTTCGCCACCGAAGTCGACTGGGACACCGCCAGCCGCCGTCTCCGCGTCATTTTCCCCGTCAACAGTCCCTCCGACACCGCGTATTACGAAATTCCCTACGGTTTTGTCGAACGCCGCTACGATCCGCAAAAACTCGATTACAGCCAATGGCGCGCCCACACCATGGAGTATCCCGCTCTCCACTGGGTGCACCGTCCGGTTACGGACACCGCCGGTGTCGCGCTCCTCAACAAGGGACTTCCCTGCTGGCGCTGGCTTCCCGGTCGCTTCGATCTCTCGCTCCTCCGTTCACCCGAATGGAGCTTCTGCGCCGTCGAAGCCGGCAATTACGAATTCTGGGACATCGACGGCCAGCGCGACACCGGCCATCACCATTTCGAGTATTCACTCATTCCCTACGCATCCTCTCCGCTCACGCCGCATGACCTCACCGTCGCAGGCTATGCCTACAACAACGCCGCCCCTCCTCTCGCCACGCTACCCCTCACGCTCGAGGGCAATGCCATCGTGACAGCATGGAAACTTGCCGAAGACCTTTCCAATGCCTGGGTCCTCCGCCTCCAGGAGACTGCCGGCCGCGCCGGACGCGCCACGCTTGCTTTCGACGAACCGGTGTCGCTCGCACCGGCCAACCTTCTCGAAAAACCCCTCACACCCGCAATCGCCCGCCAGCGCCGCCCTCGCATCAAGACCCGACACACGGTAAAACTCCACCGACACGGCATTGTCACCCTGCTCGTCCGTCGGCGCCCATGA
- a CDS encoding sodium:solute symporter: MNLSLLDWGILAASLIALAAIAIWIRSYTKSVSDFLAANRSAGRYLLTLSEGMASFGVASLIANFEKFYQAGFAAFWWGKMLAPVAMIVAMSGWVAYRYRETRVLTMAQFFEIRYSKNFRILAGIMGWVSGILNYGVFPGIVANFFIHFCGLPETVAIAGLEIRTLMLIMSVFISLALALVFFGGMVAVMVTDFFQAQFMNIVFFILLVAIFWKVGWGHTVEALSDTPPGKSLLDPFDQQKISDFNFWFFAIFIFKAVYNCLGWQAAQGYNAAARTPHEAKMARVLAEWRNGVTYLLLMILPIGAYVVMHHTGYDSIKETATATIGAISEPQIAKQMTVPITLVSLLPVGVVGLLAAAMAMSSVSTDDSCLHSWGSIFVQDVVLPFRKNKPPLSPRAHIRLLRSSIIFVALFAFCWSSWFPLRDYILMYFLLTGTIYLGGSGAAIVGGLYWKRGTTAGAWTAMIAGCAVAVIGISLQSAWPHIPTLVSLAPKFPVNGAWLAMIAYTTSIIGYIVVSLATCKEPFNLERMLHRGPYALAGEEAAPQLHNLPAWKRLLGFTSNFTRGDKAIYFFKLGWTAMWTLIFIVGTVLGLTIGLSKTTWANYWLFVILLSAVVGTGTIIWFLWGGFKDLAALLRLLREKQRDIADDGQVHEPEKTGTGKAES; the protein is encoded by the coding sequence ATGAATCTTTCCCTCCTCGACTGGGGCATCCTCGCCGCCTCCCTCATCGCCCTGGCCGCCATTGCCATCTGGATACGAAGCTACACCAAAAGTGTTTCCGATTTTCTCGCCGCCAACCGTAGCGCCGGACGTTACCTGCTCACGCTCTCCGAAGGCATGGCCTCCTTCGGCGTCGCCAGCCTCATCGCCAACTTCGAAAAATTTTACCAGGCCGGCTTCGCCGCCTTCTGGTGGGGCAAGATGCTCGCCCCCGTGGCCATGATCGTGGCCATGAGCGGCTGGGTCGCCTACCGGTACCGCGAAACCCGCGTCCTCACCATGGCCCAGTTTTTTGAAATCCGGTATTCCAAAAACTTCCGTATCCTCGCCGGCATCATGGGCTGGGTGTCGGGAATTTTAAACTACGGCGTCTTCCCCGGTATCGTCGCCAATTTTTTCATCCACTTCTGCGGGCTCCCCGAAACCGTCGCCATCGCCGGCCTCGAAATCCGTACCCTCATGCTCATCATGAGCGTGTTCATCAGCCTCGCCCTCGCGCTCGTGTTTTTTGGCGGGATGGTTGCCGTCATGGTCACCGACTTTTTTCAGGCGCAGTTCATGAACATCGTCTTCTTCATTCTGCTCGTAGCCATTTTCTGGAAAGTCGGATGGGGCCACACGGTCGAAGCCCTCTCCGACACACCGCCCGGCAAGTCATTGCTCGATCCCTTCGACCAGCAAAAAATCAGCGATTTCAACTTCTGGTTTTTTGCCATCTTCATCTTCAAGGCTGTTTACAACTGCCTCGGCTGGCAGGCCGCGCAGGGCTACAACGCCGCCGCCCGCACTCCTCACGAGGCCAAGATGGCGCGTGTCCTCGCCGAGTGGCGCAACGGCGTGACCTACCTGCTCCTGATGATTCTGCCCATCGGGGCCTATGTGGTCATGCACCACACCGGCTACGACAGTATCAAGGAAACCGCTACCGCCACCATCGGCGCCATTTCCGAGCCGCAAATCGCCAAACAGATGACCGTGCCTATCACGCTCGTCTCTCTCCTCCCGGTCGGCGTGGTCGGCCTCCTTGCCGCCGCCATGGCCATGTCCTCCGTTTCCACCGACGACTCCTGCCTCCACTCCTGGGGATCGATCTTCGTGCAGGATGTCGTCCTCCCCTTCCGCAAAAACAAGCCCCCGCTCTCCCCTCGCGCCCACATCCGGCTCCTGCGCAGCTCCATCATATTTGTCGCCCTCTTTGCCTTTTGCTGGAGTTCCTGGTTCCCCCTTCGCGACTACATCCTCATGTATTTCCTGCTCACCGGCACCATCTACCTCGGTGGTTCCGGAGCGGCCATCGTCGGCGGCCTTTACTGGAAACGCGGAACGACGGCCGGAGCCTGGACGGCCATGATCGCAGGCTGCGCCGTCGCTGTCATTGGCATCTCCCTGCAATCCGCCTGGCCGCACATCCCCACACTTGTTTCCCTCGCACCCAAATTCCCCGTCAACGGTGCCTGGCTCGCCATGATTGCCTACACCACCAGCATCATCGGCTACATCGTTGTCTCGCTCGCGACCTGCAAGGAACCCTTCAACCTCGAACGCATGTTGCATCGTGGCCCATACGCCCTTGCCGGCGAGGAAGCCGCCCCGCAACTCCACAACCTGCCCGCCTGGAAACGTCTGCTCGGCTTCACCAGCAACTTCACCCGCGGCGACAAAGCCATCTACTTTTTCAAGCTCGGCTGGACTGCCATGTGGACCCTCATTTTCATCGTCGGCACGGTCCTCGGTCTCACCATTGGACTCAGCAAAACCACCTGGGCCAACTACTGGCTTTTCGTCATCCTCCTCAGCGCCGTCGTCGGCACCGGCACCATCATCTGGTTCCTCTGGGGCGGCTTCAAAGACCTCGCCGCCCTCCTTCGCCTCCTACGGGAAAAACAACGCGACATCGCAGACGACGGCCAGGTCCATGAGCCGGAAAAAACCGGAACCGGAAAAGCTGAAAGCTGA
- a CDS encoding N-terminal cleavage protein has protein sequence MKTRPVATHNTPAAFTLVELLTVIAIIGILAAIIIPTVGKVRDAARSAQCVSNLRQLGVCAQLYTEDNKGYAPDKRFAFYKQLWPYSGSNIKWDSDPNPWGNPPTRCKNTIFECPSVYKDPFTNLRSYAPNYHGLRSPFPPGKNATSGIPVSKLTAPSKTMWFGEVCNGSDLSPNTNKINWRHNNKTNALFFDGHVATLKYDKEIEVPANIYDSLFWIGGSWL, from the coding sequence ATGAAAACCCGCCCCGTCGCCACACACAACACCCCCGCCGCGTTTACGCTCGTTGAACTGCTCACCGTCATCGCCATCATTGGCATACTCGCAGCCATCATTATTCCCACCGTCGGCAAAGTCCGGGACGCCGCCCGCTCCGCTCAATGTGTTTCCAACCTCCGCCAGCTCGGCGTCTGTGCGCAATTATACACAGAGGACAACAAGGGTTACGCGCCGGACAAACGATTCGCATTTTACAAGCAACTCTGGCCTTACTCAGGCTCAAACATCAAGTGGGACAGCGATCCAAACCCGTGGGGCAATCCGCCGACACGCTGCAAGAACACCATCTTTGAATGTCCCTCGGTTTATAAAGACCCTTTCACCAATTTGCGTTCCTACGCTCCCAACTATCACGGCCTCAGAAGCCCTTTCCCTCCGGGGAAAAACGCGACTTCGGGCATACCGGTCTCCAAACTCACCGCTCCCTCGAAAACAATGTGGTTTGGCGAAGTGTGCAACGGTTCTGATCTGAGCCCAAACACCAACAAAATCAACTGGCGCCATAACAACAAAACAAATGCGCTCTTTTTCGATGGCCACGTAGCAACACTGAAATACGACAAGGAGATAGAGGTGCCCGCCAATATTTACGACTCACTGTTCTGGATCGGCGGCTCATGGCTGTAG
- a CDS encoding transcriptional regulator codes for MKSSESVDTGDAGLEWEAVTGVTEQEGERRGRTGNSPIGITQLADVLGISVGTISRALNNRYGVNPKTKARVIEAARRYGYVPNGAARQLKARPSLMVGMFFAPYYGPQGEINPAALGIIEELRVFMRSQGMELQVLHYRGDDEELKMQAKTVNVGVFFGHFEEASFAAVDAVGLPSILYSKRSVYASQVCVLPSTRHCGNTAVQYLAALGHERIALVTGPLVETPFQGYREGFVEGMAEFRIPVRKEWLIALPEAQCNRDGAAAALLPLLKTKKATARPTAMVFSSDWLALGGRKAAREAGLRVPDDVSLIGYDNLPMSAELDPPLTTFDIHLPDLVQTITRLAAQLGAPQNRGTPPPQHEILIVPDLIKRGSCVSLRPAL; via the coding sequence ATGAAATCGTCCGAATCAGTCGATACCGGGGATGCCGGTCTGGAATGGGAAGCCGTTACCGGCGTTACGGAGCAGGAAGGGGAACGCAGAGGCCGGACCGGGAACTCCCCCATCGGCATCACGCAGCTCGCCGACGTGCTCGGCATCAGTGTCGGCACGATCTCGCGCGCGCTGAACAACCGCTACGGGGTCAACCCGAAGACGAAGGCGCGGGTGATCGAGGCGGCGCGGCGTTACGGTTACGTGCCCAATGGCGCGGCGCGTCAGTTGAAGGCGCGACCATCGTTGATGGTCGGGATGTTTTTCGCGCCGTATTACGGTCCTCAGGGCGAAATCAATCCGGCAGCGCTGGGCATCATCGAAGAGTTGCGCGTGTTCATGCGCAGCCAGGGGATGGAGTTGCAGGTGCTGCATTACCGGGGCGATGACGAGGAGCTGAAAATGCAGGCCAAGACGGTCAACGTGGGCGTGTTTTTCGGGCATTTCGAGGAGGCATCGTTCGCCGCCGTGGACGCGGTGGGGTTGCCGTCGATCCTGTATTCGAAACGGTCGGTGTACGCGTCGCAGGTGTGCGTGCTGCCGAGCACGCGGCACTGCGGCAACACGGCGGTGCAGTACCTGGCGGCGCTCGGACACGAACGGATCGCGCTCGTTACGGGGCCGCTGGTCGAGACGCCGTTCCAGGGATATCGCGAGGGCTTTGTCGAAGGGATGGCGGAATTCCGGATTCCGGTGCGCAAGGAGTGGCTGATCGCGCTGCCCGAGGCGCAGTGCAACCGCGACGGGGCGGCAGCGGCGTTGCTGCCTTTGCTGAAAACGAAGAAGGCAACGGCCCGGCCCACGGCGATGGTGTTTTCTTCGGACTGGCTGGCGCTCGGCGGACGCAAGGCGGCACGCGAGGCGGGCCTGCGCGTGCCGGACGACGTGAGCCTGATCGGCTATGACAACCTGCCGATGAGCGCGGAGCTCGATCCGCCGCTGACGACGTTCGACATCCACCTGCCGGATCTCGTGCAGACGATCACCCGGCTGGCGGCGCAGCTTGGCGCACCGCAGAATCGCGGCACGCCTCCCCCGCAGCACGAAATCCTGATCGTGCCCGACCTGATCAAGCGCGGTTCCTGTGTGTCGTTGCGGCCGGCGCTGTAA
- a CDS encoding AraC family transcriptional regulator: MSSSDTPAKRSRELVEQLKRSQIYRDYEQAFRDTTGLPLNLRPIEAFDLPHHGDPNENPFCALMATTNHTCAACLQLQRKVEEEAQMEPKTLKCFAGLCDSAVPIRVGENLVAFLQTGQILLHKPDNEQFAKTTRQLLKWGTDVDLKSLEEAYFQTRVVTRKQYDSILRLLTIFAQHLSTLSNQLAVREENAESPTIARARAFIADNHTDDLSLDEVARAVNMSAFYFCKMFKKATGMTFTDYLARVRVEKVKNLLLNPHKRISEAAFEAGFQSLSQFNRVFRKIAGEAPTAYRDRIHGGN; the protein is encoded by the coding sequence ATGTCGTCATCGGATACGCCCGCCAAACGCAGCAGGGAGCTCGTCGAACAGCTCAAACGATCGCAGATTTATCGCGATTACGAGCAGGCGTTTCGGGACACGACCGGCCTGCCGCTCAACCTCCGCCCGATCGAAGCCTTTGACCTGCCGCATCATGGGGATCCGAACGAGAATCCGTTCTGTGCCCTGATGGCCACCACCAACCACACCTGCGCCGCCTGCCTGCAACTCCAGCGCAAGGTCGAGGAGGAGGCGCAGATGGAGCCGAAAACGTTAAAATGTTTTGCCGGCCTGTGTGACTCGGCTGTGCCGATCCGGGTGGGGGAAAACCTCGTGGCCTTCCTCCAGACCGGCCAGATCCTGCTCCACAAGCCCGACAACGAGCAGTTCGCCAAAACCACCCGCCAGCTCCTGAAATGGGGCACCGATGTGGATCTCAAGAGTTTGGAGGAGGCGTATTTCCAGACGCGGGTGGTCACGCGCAAGCAGTACGATTCGATCCTCCGGCTGCTGACGATTTTCGCGCAGCACCTCTCGACGCTGAGCAACCAGCTCGCCGTACGCGAGGAGAACGCCGAATCGCCCACCATCGCCCGCGCGCGCGCCTTCATCGCCGACAACCACACCGACGACCTCTCGCTCGACGAGGTGGCCAGGGCCGTGAACATGAGCGCGTTCTATTTTTGCAAGATGTTCAAGAAGGCCACGGGCATGACGTTTACCGACTACCTGGCGCGTGTGCGTGTGGAAAAGGTCAAGAACCTGCTGCTCAACCCGCACAAGCGGATCAGCGAGGCGGCGTTCGAGGCCGGTTTCCAGTCGCTGTCGCAGTTCAACCGCGTTTTCCGCAAGATCGCCGGCGAAGCCCCCACCGCCTACCGCGACCGCATCCACGGCGGCAACTGA
- a CDS encoding D-lactate dehydrogenase (fermentative; catalyzes the formationof pyruvate from lactate) yields the protein MKIAVFSAKSYDRRFFDAANVRHRHRLTYFEARLTRDTVPLAHSFDAICVFVHDRLDAGVLARLGEAGIGLVLLRSAGYSHVDLRAAARLGMVVTHAAAYSPHAVAEHAVALMLALNRRIAHSYIRVREGNFSIEGLLGFNMHGKTAAIIGAGSIGAIVGRILQGFGCRVLAHDPSPSTEAAESDFTFGSLEEVISEADIISLHCPLVPATRHLISRVTLPWCKRGTMLINTSRGGLMDLPVVTDALENGCLGSLGLDVYEDEAGVLFEDHSRQDSGDDVFSRLVAMPNVIVTGHQGFFTQEAMEAIAESTLSSATVFACGESCPHALAPAVPARGGSHPATA from the coding sequence ATGAAAATTGCTGTTTTTAGCGCAAAATCTTATGACCGGCGCTTTTTCGATGCGGCCAACGTCCGGCATCGTCACCGGTTGACTTACTTCGAGGCGCGTCTCACGCGCGACACCGTGCCGCTGGCGCACAGTTTTGATGCGATCTGCGTGTTTGTCCACGACCGCCTCGATGCCGGCGTGCTGGCCCGGCTGGGCGAAGCGGGCATCGGGCTCGTGCTGTTGCGTTCGGCCGGCTACAGCCACGTCGATCTGCGCGCGGCGGCCCGGCTCGGCATGGTGGTGACGCACGCCGCCGCCTATTCGCCGCATGCCGTGGCCGAGCACGCGGTGGCCCTGATGCTGGCGCTCAACCGGCGCATCGCCCATTCGTACATCCGGGTGCGCGAGGGGAATTTTTCCATCGAGGGGCTGCTCGGTTTCAACATGCACGGCAAGACGGCGGCGATCATCGGCGCGGGCAGCATCGGCGCGATCGTCGGCCGCATCCTCCAGGGATTCGGCTGCCGGGTGCTCGCGCACGATCCCTCGCCCTCGACGGAAGCGGCGGAGTCGGATTTTACGTTCGGCTCGCTGGAGGAGGTGATTTCGGAGGCGGATATCATTTCGCTGCATTGTCCGCTCGTGCCGGCGACGCGCCACCTCATCAGCCGCGTCACGCTGCCCTGGTGCAAGCGCGGTACAATGCTGATCAACACCAGCCGCGGCGGACTGATGGACCTGCCGGTGGTGACCGACGCGCTGGAAAACGGCTGTCTCGGTTCGCTCGGCCTCGATGTCTACGAGGACGAGGCGGGTGTGCTCTTCGAGGATCATTCGCGGCAGGATTCCGGGGACGACGTGTTTTCACGGCTGGTGGCGATGCCCAACGTCATCGTCACGGGCCATCAGGGCTTTTTCACGCAGGAGGCGATGGAGGCGATCGCGGAGAGCACGCTGTCGAGCGCCACGGTGTTCGCGTGCGGTGAATCATGCCCGCACGCGCTCGCGCCGGCGGTGCCCGCGCGCGGTGGCAGCCACCCGGCGACGGCGTGA
- a CDS encoding lipoate--protein ligase: protein MSLQTAVPPAAASVTPAGAGQPAPAPIDVLDWGRTRYEAAWRAQDELVARRIAGDASDTLVFTEHEPVYTIGLRSGAEQHLVWQEAALAAEGIEVVKTNRGGDITYHGPGQIVGYPIVSLAPRKDLHAYLRFLEEVLINSVGALGLVASRREGKTGIWIGPRKIAAIGVAVKRWVAYHGFALNVNTRLQHFGGIVPCGISATDGTVTSLQAELGREHDMDEVKKLLADEFAALWPRYLGAGGG from the coding sequence CTGTCACTGCAAACCGCCGTGCCTCCCGCCGCCGCTTCCGTCACGCCTGCCGGCGCAGGACAACCCGCGCCCGCTCCGATCGACGTGCTCGACTGGGGCCGCACCCGCTACGAAGCCGCCTGGCGGGCGCAGGACGAACTCGTGGCCCGCCGCATTGCCGGCGATGCGTCCGACACGCTCGTGTTCACCGAGCATGAACCCGTTTACACGATCGGCCTGCGCAGCGGCGCCGAACAACACCTCGTCTGGCAGGAAGCCGCCCTCGCCGCCGAAGGCATCGAGGTCGTCAAGACCAACCGCGGTGGCGACATCACCTACCACGGTCCCGGCCAGATTGTCGGTTACCCGATCGTCAGCCTCGCGCCGCGCAAGGACCTGCACGCCTACCTGCGTTTTCTCGAGGAAGTCCTGATCAACAGTGTCGGCGCGCTCGGCCTCGTGGCCAGCCGCCGCGAGGGCAAGACGGGCATCTGGATCGGCCCGCGCAAGATCGCCGCCATCGGTGTGGCCGTGAAACGCTGGGTCGCGTACCACGGTTTCGCGCTCAACGTGAACACCCGCCTGCAGCACTTCGGCGGCATCGTCCCCTGCGGCATCTCCGCGACCGACGGCACCGTCACGTCCCTGCAAGCCGAACTCGGCCGTGAACACGACATGGACGAGGTCAAAAAACTCCTCGCCGACGAATTCGCCGCCCTCTGGCCCAGGTACCTGGGCGCCGGCGGAGGCTGA
- a CDS encoding lipoyl synthase has product MTDTTDTTRKPSWLRARLPTGPGYAAVRQMVDNNKLHTVCQSAQCPNLGECWSRGTATVMILGNICTRSCNFCAIQTGRPTELDLAEPARVADAVAAMNLRHCVITSVARDELKDGGASVWAATIRAIRHRNPQTAIEVLVPDFKGRTEHIDIVLDARPDIFNHNVETVERLQRPVRVQARYDRSRGVLRHAKSRGFTTKTGIMLGLGERREEIEQTIRDIASDGTNILTIGQYLQPTPQHWKIDRWVTPGEFVHWKEFGLAAGLGVVESGAMVRSSYHADEQSHKYTGDAHLNRVNALVNAA; this is encoded by the coding sequence ATGACCGACACCACGGACACCACGCGCAAACCTTCCTGGCTCCGGGCCAGGCTGCCCACCGGCCCCGGCTACGCCGCCGTGCGGCAAATGGTGGACAACAACAAGCTCCACACTGTCTGCCAGAGCGCGCAGTGCCCCAACCTCGGCGAATGCTGGTCGCGCGGCACCGCCACCGTCATGATCCTCGGCAACATCTGCACGCGCTCCTGCAACTTCTGCGCCATCCAGACCGGCCGCCCCACCGAACTCGACCTCGCCGAGCCCGCCCGCGTCGCCGACGCCGTGGCCGCGATGAACCTCCGCCACTGCGTCATCACCTCCGTCGCCCGCGACGAGCTCAAGGACGGCGGCGCCTCCGTCTGGGCCGCCACCATCCGCGCCATCCGCCACCGCAACCCGCAGACCGCCATCGAGGTGCTCGTGCCCGATTTCAAGGGCCGCACCGAACACATCGACATCGTCCTCGATGCGCGGCCCGATATTTTTAACCACAACGTCGAAACCGTCGAACGCCTCCAGCGCCCCGTGCGCGTGCAGGCCCGCTACGACCGTTCGCGCGGCGTGCTCCGCCACGCCAAAAGCCGCGGCTTCACGACCAAGACCGGCATCATGCTCGGCCTCGGCGAACGCCGCGAGGAGATCGAACAGACGATCCGCGACATCGCTTCCGACGGCACCAACATCCTCACCATCGGTCAGTACCTGCAACCCACGCCGCAGCACTGGAAGATCGACCGCTGGGTGACGCCCGGGGAGTTCGTGCACTGGAAAGAATTCGGCCTCGCCGCGGGTCTCGGCGTGGTCGAGAGCGGCGCGATGGTGCGTTCCAGCTACCACGCCGACGAGCAGTCGCACAAGTACACCGGCGACGCCCACCTCAACCGCGTCAACGCCCTCGTCAACGCTGCGTGA
- a CDS encoding 16S rRNA methyltransferase produces MPDFRAYCPTGPAEKTAPRELRLDAAESHHLVVVNRARAGDPVVVFDGRGREWSGTLADAGKRAAVVAVREEYRRAVPLPCAVTLAQALPKGSVMDDIVRHATELGVARIVPLETARTQVHLEADRSGKKLEKWRAAALEACKQCGNPWLPDIAPVQTLAAFLAALTPASLPAAAGAATVGDNENSHGGGELRLVASLHPGARHLREVVAEARTLAGGHTPARAVWLVGPEGDFTPEEIAAALAAGFQPVTLGPLVLRCDTAATSALAILNHEVL; encoded by the coding sequence ATGCCCGATTTCCGCGCATATTGTCCGACTGGTCCGGCTGAAAAAACCGCCCCTCGCGAACTGCGTCTCGATGCCGCCGAGTCGCATCACCTCGTCGTCGTCAACCGGGCGCGGGCCGGCGATCCGGTCGTCGTTTTCGACGGCCGCGGACGCGAATGGTCCGGCACGCTCGCCGATGCCGGCAAACGCGCCGCCGTCGTTGCCGTCCGCGAAGAATACCGCCGCGCCGTGCCGCTGCCTTGCGCCGTGACGCTGGCGCAGGCCTTGCCCAAGGGCTCCGTCATGGACGACATCGTGCGCCACGCCACCGAACTCGGCGTCGCGCGCATCGTGCCGCTGGAAACTGCGCGCACCCAGGTTCACCTCGAAGCCGATCGCTCCGGGAAAAAACTCGAAAAATGGCGCGCCGCCGCCCTCGAAGCCTGCAAGCAGTGCGGCAACCCTTGGCTTCCCGACATCGCACCCGTGCAAACGCTGGCGGCCTTTCTCGCGGCGCTCACGCCCGCCTCTCTTCCTGCCGCCGCCGGTGCCGCCACTGTTGGCGACAACGAAAACAGCCACGGCGGTGGCGAACTGCGCCTCGTCGCCAGCCTGCATCCCGGGGCGCGCCACTTGCGCGAGGTGGTGGCCGAAGCCCGCACTCTTGCCGGCGGCCATACCCCGGCCCGTGCGGTCTGGCTGGTCGGGCCGGAGGGGGATTTCACGCCGGAGGAGATCGCTGCCGCCCTTGCCGCCGGATTTCAGCCGGTGACACTCGGGCCGCTCGTGCTGCGTTGCGACACCGCCGCCACCAGCGCCCTCGCCATACTCAATCACGAGGTGCTTTGA